The DNA window AGAGTATAGAAGGAGGATATTAGATGCCCAAAGTAAGCTCGCAGGCCTGATAAGTGAAGAAGAATCCGTTCTTGGTGCTCTTGAAAATGCTGAACAGACTTTAAGTTATTGGAAGGAGATCTATGATAAGAGCTTGCTCAAAGCTGAGCTGATAGCGAGAAGGAGCTTATTGAAAAGAGAGGTGATATGGGCTCAGGTGATAAGGCAAGAAAAGATCATCGCATCATTAAAAGGGAAGCTCAAGACAAAGGAAGACAATTTAGAAAATATAATATTTAGAATCGGGCAGACCAAAGATTCAGTAAAAAAATCTTACGAGAAACTTACACTCCAACAACTAGAGCAGAGAAAATTATATTACTCTCTTTTAGACCTTGAAAAGGGTTTAACCGAGATTCATGTTACAGAGAAAGTCTTGAGCCAATTTGGTCTTAACCCCAATGCAAGATTGAATGGGAGAATTAAAGATTTTGGTGAGGATAAGCTCCAAATCGAGAACAAGATATCTAAAACTCAAATAGATTTAGGAAAATTAGAAAAAGATTCAAGCTCTAACCTTGAGAAATATGTCAACAATAGGGTCAATGAGGCGATTTTAAGTTTTAGAAAGAAAAATATTGAAGATGTAATAAATCAAATAAAAAGAGAGATAAGAGAAGGGGAGAAAAGGCTCCAAGAGTTAACACCTTTGAGGGAAAAAGCTGGTGAAAGAATAGAGACAGAGAGATATTTATCGGACATAGACGCTGAGATAAAGATAACAGATGCGCATATTCAGTCCCTCGGCAACATACCCGAAGAGGCAGAAGATGTGTATAATACTTACTTAAAGACTTTCAACGAACTCAAAGAAAGGGCAGAGATAGTTTCAGAAAACAGGAAAAGAACTTTGATTGAATTAGAAGACAGGAAGGAGGTTTGGAGAAATGTTCTTCAGAAACTTATAGATGAAGTTAACCCATCTTATCAAAGTACATTATCAAAGATTGGTGCGATAGGAAACGTAAGATTAAAAGATTTAGAGGATATAGATACTGCTGGTTTAGAGCTTACTGTGGGATTCAGGGGAGCAAGCCCTTCTATTTTAAATGCATATACTCAAAGTGGCGGAGAAAGGACTGTCTCAATAATGGCTTTCTTACTATCTCTACAACAGTACATAATGTCACCCTTTAGGGCTGTTGATGAATTTGATGTGCATATGGATCCAAGAAACCGTGAAGCTATATTCAAAGCAATCGTTTCAACGATTAAAGAAAAAAAGGAAAAGCAATATCTGATGATCACACCTAGCCAACTCACTGTTACAGAGAAGGATATTCATGTAATAGTTGTACAAAGTGTTCGAGGGGAGTCTGAGGCAAAGGTAGTAAATTAGTTTGCAAAGTAAAGTTAACTTAGAAGATTTACTTAGAATAGTCGAAATATGTAGATTAGTAGAAAGAAGGGGGATAGACCCATTTGAAGTCGATGTAAGGTCTTCCTTAAATAAGCTTAAGAAATATCTTCCGAGATTGAAGCTTTTAGATGAGTTACTTTTAGATGCTGAAGCCATAAATCAAATTTCTTCTATTATAAAACTACAGAGTGAATGGATAAAACGCCGTTCTTCATCACTTTTTATAGACCCTGTTTTCGTTGAGTTGAAGATAAGGATGCTGGACTCAAAAAGTATAGTTGAGGCATTCCGTAACTCTTGGCATCCAATAATTGGGATGAATCAGATATTTAATCAAAGATTAAAAGAAGCAGTTGATTACTGGAATAATCTTTTACCATTAGGTGAGAGATGGAAAGAAGATTTCAGTACAAGTTCTGTCATCAATTCTCTTGAAATTCAAGAATTGATTGATCTGAAAGTTGTTTCATTAGAAAATTTCGATGATAAGATGAAAGATTTGCTAAAAGAGCTTATGGACAAATTAAAGTTTGATGGGAAGATAGATTACTGGGATTTTATCTTCGCTGAGACTTTTGAAAAAACATTGGAAAGGGCTTATATCGTTAGTTTCATTCTGACAGAGGGTTATGCATCACTTATTTTAGATCCCATAGAGGAGAGGACATACATTATTCTTCTTAAAGAAGCTTCGAGTGATAAAAGACATCATTCTCTTCCTATAGCTTTTAATTTTGAGCACTACAATAAGTTTAGGAGGTGAAGAGTTGAGCGAAGGAGAAGCTGAGATCGGTAGAAAGGTAAAAAGAGCCTCTCAATTACTCTTCTTTCAAAGGCATAGAAAGCCTGGTGTAAAAGGTTGGGAGTTAAAGAAGGCTTTAGGTAAGGACTTCATGAAGATAGTTGAAATATTAAATTCTGAGCTTGATAAGTTGAACCTTCAAGTTAAAGTTGTATTTGAAGAAGCTGAAACACCCAATGAGCCTTCTGAAGATCAGATTGGAGGGGCTAGGTTCTTCATAACTATAAAGAATCCTTTAACAGTTACTGATACAATTGCTTCAGGTTGGAGGATAGACGATATAGCTGCTTTGGCTGCGACGATAGCGCTAATAATTTCAAGACATGGGAAAATGGCTAGAAAGGAAGTAGAGCAGATCTTAAGAGAAAAATTTCCAAAATGGAGGGTTGATATGAACTTGGATCGGTTCATTAAAAGGGGATATCTACTACAAGATGAGCAAGATGTTCTACACATAGGATGGAGGACTCGGGCAGAGATAGATCAAAAGACTTTGATGAGCCTCATCTTATCTAAATAATATATAGCAATGTAAATGTTAAAGTCCTAAAGAGTATATCCAAATTTTAAAGACTCGAGTCAAATCATTACTGCTGCTGCGATACAATAAGTCCAATATCCATCTTTGTTACCTCTGGCTGATTGGCAAATGTTTCGGGTCTTTACTGTCTTATTCAATATTCGCCATAACTCTCGCTTTTCATCGTAAGATTTGTCTATATCAAAGTTCTTGAAACCCATTGTAGTAGCTAACATAAGAGCGGCCAAATCTTCAGCATATTCTCCAGCCTTATCTTGAGTTTGTCCAAAGGCATGATGTTCTGATAGATAACCATAATGTTTCTTATCTTGTGGAATAGCTATACCGATTGCTGCTGCAATAAGCCTATTGGATTCATTAGTTACATTTTTACTCATAACAACATGAATTATCTGCCCAGGAGAAAGTAATTTAAGACCTGCATTTCGGGAGATGAGTTTTGCATTAGGTGGGAAGATGCTTGATGTATAAACCAGATTGCAATGAGCGATTCCTGCATCTCTCAAAGCTAATTCAAAACTCGCCAATTTTTCTTTATGTATCCCCAATCCTTTTGTTAGAAATATCTTTGTAGGTATCACGAAATCAGTCAAATATTTCATTAATTTAAATATGTCTTTTTCATTACAATATTCTAGCGTTCATACGATAAAAGAATAAGGAAGTTCTCATAAAGGATGAAGTAAAAAAACTATTTATTTTGGATTTCTTATTTGGGGTCCGATGGTCAATTTTTTAAATTTGAAACCTGAATTAGATGAATTCCCTTTAGAGACTGTTTTTAGTGAGTCAGAAACTCGAGAACAGTATCTTAAAGAAGAATTTTTACCTTCTATTAAAAAACAAGAAGAAGAAGGAAGACTCGAAACAGTAATTGATTCCCTGTTGTTTAAAAAAATTGGCGTATTCGGGAAAGGCAGGTCTGGTGCTGCGGGTAAAGATTTTGTATCTAGAATGAAAAAATTGGCAAGATATAATGGTAGAAAATATGGCGGGAAAATATGTCCAATGTGCCAATATCTTGACGACTTATCGGTTTCTGTCTTCCCTCCAGGTATGAGTACTTTATATTTTATTTCAGGTAGCGGAACAACAAAAGATGTAGTTACGAAAGTATTGGGTTGTTTAGATTTAGATATAAAAATTATATCACTATCTGGAGCCTTGCGTTCGCCATTGGTTAGATGCTCAGATATGTATATTTACATTCCAATGAAATTGGCTGGAATTAAAGCAGATTGGCGTAAAAAAGACATACATCCGCCTATAGATGTTATGGGAAACTCATTTGAAACAGGGGCGTATATGACTTCTTCAGGTATCGTAGAGGGAATAATTGAGTATCATAAAACTGAAGATCTATCATCAGCTTCAAAAAAATGTTTGAATTATATTGAATCTTCAGTAGATTATGTGAAATATCTTAATCAATTCCTTGATTCAATAAAACCAGAAATTAAGAAATTTGGTGAAAGTATTACTACTGCAAATCATATTCGTATGGCAGCAGCTGGTGATGGGGCAGCATCATTAAAGATGGCAATGAACAGAATAGCACATACTGGTAGAACAGGATTTGGTAAGACGATAGATTTTATTAGTTCTGACGATTATGGACCACCCGGTTATGCAGATATAGAAAAGGATGATTGTGTAATCCTAAGTAGCGGTTCATTGAAAAGTTCACACACAATTTCTATTATTAGAGAAGCTACGGATGCTGGTGCACAAATTTATTTATTAACGACCGAAGAATCTAAAATCAGACTGCCAGAATGGTTTGAAAAATATAAAATAAGAGAACCTGAACTTGTAATTTCTCTGCCTTTCTCTATACCTGGATCTAAAGAAAGATTTTATGATTTAGGTGTCAGGCATTTTCTCGAGTACATAACAGCAGCAGTTTTTGTATATCTTGGAATGAGTCATGAAGATGTAGAAAAATTTCATTTACAAAGTGAATTGGAATAAAAATTATTTGATTAGATAATTTTTAAGAAAAGTTCAATTATAAAAATACGGGACAAATAATTCTCGATTTTACTATTTAGTTTAATTTTCTACACTCTATTTCTTATCGCTATTAGAATACTAACACTTGTTAGGTGTTGGATAGAAGATGCCACAATTTGCCGATAAATGGACAAAGTCATCATCTCCAACGATCGGTGAGAGGGTCAAGGAGGCCATAAGACCAGCAGGTCCACTGAAGCCAAGGCTAGATGTAGCGGTAAGGCAGATCCAAGTCCAGATTTCAAAACTCGATTCTACAGCAACTAGATTGGAGAAAAGAGATAGTATTATATTTAACAAAGTAGTTTCGGCCATTCAAAAACATGATATGTCACACGCATCGGTGTTTGCAAATGAGCTCGCTGAAATGAGAAAGATGAACAAGATGGTTACACAGGCAAAAATAGCACTTGAGCAGATAGTCTTAAGATTAAATACTGTCCAGGAACTTGGTGATGTA is part of the Candidatus Methylarchaceae archaeon HK02M2 genome and encodes:
- a CDS encoding AAA family ATPase, with protein sequence MQSITKPKISTKIEEIILENFMSYEYARIPLKSGLNIICGPNGAGKSTILIAISIVLGQAYTERSRKLSDLIRHGKDVARATLMFDNKPRNGKRPIAFCKSDTFMLSRYLRKDGSYWYEADYREIDKSRVIRLFRDLGINPDNMLIIMHQNMVEEFSVISPQEKLKMVEEAVGFKEYRRRILDAQSKLAGLISEEESVLGALENAEQTLSYWKEIYDKSLLKAELIARRSLLKREVIWAQVIRQEKIIASLKGKLKTKEDNLENIIFRIGQTKDSVKKSYEKLTLQQLEQRKLYYSLLDLEKGLTEIHVTEKVLSQFGLNPNARLNGRIKDFGEDKLQIENKISKTQIDLGKLEKDSSSNLEKYVNNRVNEAILSFRKKNIEDVINQIKREIREGEKRLQELTPLREKAGERIETERYLSDIDAEIKITDAHIQSLGNIPEEAEDVYNTYLKTFNELKERAEIVSENRKRTLIELEDRKEVWRNVLQKLIDEVNPSYQSTLSKIGAIGNVRLKDLEDIDTAGLELTVGFRGASPSILNAYTQSGGERTVSIMAFLLSLQQYIMSPFRAVDEFDVHMDPRNREAIFKAIVSTIKEKKEKQYLMITPSQLTVTEKDIHVIVVQSVRGESEAKVVN
- a CDS encoding arginine decarboxylase, pyruvoyl-dependent, yielding MTDFVIPTKIFLTKGLGIHKEKLASFELALRDAGIAHCNLVYTSSIFPPNAKLISRNAGLKLLSPGQIIHVVMSKNVTNESNRLIAAAIGIAIPQDKKHYGYLSEHHAFGQTQDKAGEYAEDLAALMLATTMGFKNFDIDKSYDEKRELWRILNKTVKTRNICQSARGNKDGYWTYCIAAAVMI